From one Marispirochaeta sp. genomic stretch:
- a CDS encoding sugar ABC transporter substrate-binding protein yields MKKISVVFLLVCLAGSQLVAGGQKQEDDGVYKVAYIARAQADSFAAWLANSVAEEAEKYPDIDVMVFDGQASDDKVNSLIENAIVNKFDAIIIQPNNGESQRPYAEKVVQAGIICITTNARISGIEGASSVDADPFEQAAVQARAALKQVPRGANVVVLNGPPGNFHADARRESWQKEFFAKRSDVTIVGEQIANWNKDEAMSLMEDWVQANDRIDAIISMNDNMAAGALEIVKDNSKFASILSYGVDGTAEAVLLIRDGLMTSTTLQSAYALAENLLSVSHKLLTGQEKQLDVDIDCPMVNKDNVDQYIEMHKRAGAL; encoded by the coding sequence ATGAAGAAGATTTCGGTAGTATTTCTGCTGGTCTGTCTTGCCGGTTCCCAGCTTGTTGCCGGAGGACAGAAACAGGAGGACGATGGAGTCTACAAGGTAGCCTACATCGCCCGTGCTCAAGCCGACTCATTTGCAGCCTGGCTGGCGAATTCGGTGGCCGAGGAGGCTGAAAAGTACCCCGACATCGATGTAATGGTTTTCGACGGGCAGGCTTCGGACGACAAGGTGAACTCATTGATTGAGAACGCGATTGTCAACAAGTTCGATGCAATCATTATTCAGCCGAATAACGGTGAATCCCAGAGACCTTATGCCGAAAAGGTTGTCCAGGCGGGCATCATCTGTATTACCACCAACGCCCGTATCTCCGGCATAGAAGGGGCTTCGTCCGTGGATGCCGATCCTTTTGAACAGGCTGCGGTTCAGGCCCGGGCAGCTCTGAAGCAGGTTCCCAGGGGTGCAAATGTTGTCGTTCTCAACGGCCCTCCGGGAAACTTTCATGCTGACGCGCGCAGGGAAAGCTGGCAGAAGGAATTCTTTGCAAAACGTTCGGATGTGACTATTGTGGGTGAGCAGATAGCCAACTGGAACAAGGACGAAGCCATGAGCCTCATGGAAGACTGGGTACAGGCCAACGACAGAATAGATGCGATAATCTCCATGAACGACAATATGGCCGCCGGAGCCCTGGAGATTGTAAAAGACAACAGCAAGTTCGCAAGCATTCTTTCCTATGGAGTTGACGGTACCGCTGAAGCCGTCCTTTTGATCAGGGACGGACTTATGACCTCTACAACCCTGCAGAGTGCGTATGCCCTTGCAGAGAACCTGCTTTCGGTGTCGCATAAACTGCTTACCGGGCAGGAAAAACAGCTTGATGTCGATATCGATTGTCCCATGGTAAATAAAGATAACGTGGATCAGTATATCGAAATGCACAAACGCGCAGGTG
- a CDS encoding NAD(P)-dependent alcohol dehydrogenase, translating to MQAVVLEKKGEVRLRDIDIQEELGPGDVCIRPVAVGVCGSDVHYYREGGIGDFVVREPMVLGHEAAGIVVDVGSDVKQIAVGDRVCMEPGIPDFTSYEALRGMYNLDPAVRFWATPPVHGCLRETVIHPACLTFKLPDGVTFYEGALVEPVAIGVYSVNKAGLSSGDTVLVIGAGTIGIVTALAAEAAGCSRVLLADIKKEKLDFVRQHYAEKILPIDLNQSDIETELRRLGIDGVDAVFEASGSEKAYPDIPRFLKPGAVLVLIGMPSDPVPLDVVGLQVKEITVKTIFRYVNIFPRVVDLIASGKLNVKPLVTRVFKFKDSCAAFEYAGGLPGGDVKIMIDMERD from the coding sequence ATGCAAGCGGTTGTTCTGGAAAAAAAAGGAGAGGTCCGGCTCAGGGACATCGATATACAGGAAGAATTAGGCCCCGGGGATGTATGTATCCGCCCTGTGGCTGTCGGGGTGTGCGGCAGTGATGTCCACTATTACCGGGAAGGCGGCATCGGGGATTTTGTCGTGCGGGAGCCCATGGTTCTTGGACACGAAGCTGCGGGGATAGTGGTCGATGTCGGCAGCGATGTCAAACAGATAGCTGTTGGAGACCGTGTGTGCATGGAACCGGGTATTCCGGACTTTACCAGTTACGAAGCGCTGCGGGGAATGTACAATCTGGATCCGGCAGTGCGTTTCTGGGCAACCCCGCCTGTACACGGATGCCTGCGGGAAACCGTTATTCATCCTGCCTGCCTGACCTTTAAATTACCTGACGGCGTTACCTTTTACGAAGGAGCACTGGTAGAGCCGGTGGCAATCGGGGTCTATTCGGTAAATAAGGCCGGCCTGTCGTCCGGAGATACGGTACTGGTTATTGGTGCCGGTACAATCGGCATTGTAACGGCCCTGGCCGCAGAGGCCGCCGGCTGTTCCAGGGTGCTGCTGGCGGATATAAAAAAAGAGAAACTCGATTTTGTACGGCAGCATTATGCAGAAAAAATACTGCCCATAGATCTTAACCAATCGGATATCGAGACAGAACTGCGGCGTCTCGGAATTGACGGAGTCGATGCGGTATTTGAAGCAAGCGGAAGTGAAAAAGCCTACCCGGATATTCCCCGTTTTTTAAAACCCGGCGCCGTGCTGGTTTTAATCGGCATGCCGTCTGATCCGGTTCCTTTGGATGTCGTTGGATTACAGGTAAAGGAGATTACGGTAAAAACCATCTTTCGTTATGTAAATATCTTCCCCCGGGTTGTGGATTTGATTGCTTCCGGCAAGCTGAATGTCAAACCCCTTGTGACCAGGGTTTTCAAGTTTAAGGACTCCTGTGCGGCCTTTGAATATGCCGGGGGGCTTCCAGGCGGGGATGTAAAGATCATGATCGATATGGAAAGGGATTAA